The window GCTTGTAGCCGCTGTACCCGGCATCACACCACGAATCGTGGTCGTGCAAACGCAAGGTGATGTGAATCAGCGCCATGACGCGTTTCAGACCGGGGAGCAGGGTCTGTTCGTGCGCCGTCTCGAAGAGGCGCTCGCTGACGGATCGATCGATATTGCCGTGCACAGCCTGAAGGACCTGCCTTCGGAGCTTCATCCCGGCCTCTGTATCGCCGCGTATCCCAAACGCGAGGATCCGCGTGACGCTATCGCCGCGGGTGAAACCGCCGATCTCTTCGGTCTGCAGAACGGAGCGCGAGTCGGCACCTGCAGCCCGCGCCGTACCGTTCAGCTTCTCGCGGCGCGCGCCGATCTCCGCATACTGCCGATACGGGGCAACATCGACACGCGACTCCACAAACTGCGCCAGGGCCAATACGACGCGATCGTCCTTGCCATGGCGGGTCCGCTGCGCCTGGGACTGGATATGGCAGAGATGACGCCCCTGCCGGAATCGGTCTGTCTGCCGGCGGCCGGGCAAGGATGTCTTGGCATCCAGACGCGGGAAGGGGACACTGTCACCCGC of the Armatimonadota bacterium genome contains:
- the hemC gene encoding hydroxymethylbilane synthase encodes the protein MEPHCIRIGTRGSALATAQAAWFATQLVAAVPGITPRIVVVQTQGDVNQRHDAFQTGEQGLFVRRLEEALADGSIDIAVHSLKDLPSELHPGLCIAAYPKREDPRDAIAAGETADLFGLQNGARVGTCSPRRTVQLLAARADLRILPIRGNIDTRLHKLRQGQYDAIVLAMAGPLRLGLDMAEMTPLPESVCLPAAGQGCLGIQTREGDTVTRGLVAAIDDPDSRRAALAERAFMRALGAGCTTPTAVLARPHGSNLEISAMLSSPDGAHIHKSTVTSAGLDSDEQGAALAHAMLRRSGHDLMRATT